One part of the Pseudemcibacter aquimaris genome encodes these proteins:
- a CDS encoding sulfotransferase: MKSKYLNPVKYINKILYYCNKYIFCLVEKLTFSGNKKLKFPPIFIVGAPRSGSTLTIQLIVQALELSYMTNRHAKYFGMPFVVEKFFNPTNNIDNISFTSNHGRTKGSHSPSEAGNWWYRFFRKSPSYISLADANENDMKKFRRSVSLMINAAQKPLIFKNMYETVRIQPIKKYLPESLFVFLERSEIDNGHSLLETRYKVYNDYNTWWSVEVPDRNDLKSCHPGKQVIEQIRGLNSIVHEDLVKMGVNQEEVFNILYEDLCENPEKVIANLQKFLEKNGTKVARREYNIPNNFPRRTNIRIDEDIYKVMVGYSKND; the protein is encoded by the coding sequence ATGAAATCAAAATATTTAAATCCTGTAAAATATATAAATAAGATTTTATATTACTGTAATAAATATATATTCTGCTTAGTTGAAAAGCTTACATTCTCGGGAAATAAAAAATTAAAGTTCCCACCAATATTTATAGTTGGAGCTCCTCGATCAGGCAGTACTTTGACGATACAGTTAATCGTACAAGCATTAGAACTGAGCTACATGACGAATAGGCATGCTAAATATTTTGGTATGCCTTTTGTAGTAGAAAAATTTTTTAATCCAACTAATAATATCGACAATATATCTTTTACATCAAATCATGGGCGTACTAAAGGTTCTCATTCCCCATCTGAGGCAGGAAATTGGTGGTATAGATTCTTCAGAAAAAGTCCATCATACATCTCATTGGCTGATGCTAATGAGAATGATATGAAAAAATTTCGTAGATCCGTATCTTTAATGATAAATGCAGCGCAAAAACCTCTAATTTTTAAGAATATGTATGAAACTGTTCGGATACAACCAATTAAAAAATATTTACCTGAAAGTTTGTTTGTTTTTTTAGAACGATCTGAGATTGATAATGGTCACTCTCTCTTGGAAACCAGATATAAAGTATACAACGATTATAATACATGGTGGTCAGTTGAAGTGCCAGACCGTAATGATTTGAAATCATGTCATCCTGGAAAACAAGTTATTGAACAAATACGGGGTTTGAATAGCATAGTACATGAAGATCTAGTCAAAATGGGCGTAAATCAAGAAGAAGTATTTAATATACTTTACGAAGATCTCTGTGAAAATCCTGAAAAAGTTATTGCTAATTTACAGAAATTTTTAGAGAAAAATGGAACAAAGGTTGCAAGGAGAGAATATAATATACCTAATAATTTCCCCAGACGAACAAATATTCGAATAGATGAAGATATTTATAAAGTAATGGTTGGTTACTCGAAAAATGATTGA
- a CDS encoding polysaccharide pyruvyl transferase family protein, whose protein sequence is MSKTMVIGLTPEYIYSDQSNNYAENEKLYSTNHGAAFITQSIMKIFDGDYIDINAEHDFDELRNTYSQCVIATASQLGPSRDLSLLVSFLEKLDIKPFFVSGGVDAGGKYCINYKLHPSIIRLLEMCSVDDTYIGVRGDLSAFYLHKHGFNSCAPIGCPTIYSQGMLDYDYSLEASDNETGVPFHWALAAALMQNNEKYNYIGQDVFDEELFKGNAPDTIVSKIANVFGVSIQDASQNLINSVGSNSTFPINYSDWYSLIGNQKRVLSGRLHANICALIQGVASVLVPWDMRTYELVDYLCLPHISWDELKEKNINDVYKDADFQKFNHRIKQCYLNWVSFNEHNGLKIHTEIDSGNLNPQNITEWKTANRLLKNITQYKVEEKYTQFRTTGDSAFKNRILDFLKNRERI, encoded by the coding sequence ATGTCAAAAACAATGGTTATTGGACTAACGCCAGAATATATTTATAGTGATCAGTCAAATAATTATGCTGAAAATGAGAAACTATATTCTACAAATCACGGTGCAGCATTTATAACACAATCAATAATGAAAATTTTTGATGGTGATTATATTGACATAAATGCAGAACACGATTTTGACGAACTCAGAAATACTTATTCTCAATGTGTCATTGCCACTGCTAGTCAATTAGGGCCTAGTAGAGATCTTTCTTTACTTGTATCTTTTCTGGAAAAGCTAGACATTAAACCTTTCTTTGTTTCGGGTGGAGTGGATGCTGGCGGAAAGTATTGTATTAACTATAAATTACATCCAAGTATTATTAGATTGTTGGAAATGTGTAGTGTGGATGATACTTATATTGGGGTAAGAGGAGATTTATCTGCTTTTTATTTGCATAAACATGGCTTTAACTCTTGTGCTCCAATTGGGTGCCCTACCATATATTCGCAAGGAATGCTGGATTATGATTATTCTTTGGAAGCAAGTGACAATGAAACAGGTGTCCCTTTTCATTGGGCTTTAGCAGCGGCACTGATGCAAAATAATGAAAAATATAATTATATTGGGCAGGATGTTTTTGACGAAGAATTATTTAAAGGAAATGCTCCTGATACAATTGTATCAAAAATTGCAAATGTATTTGGTGTATCTATACAAGATGCTTCTCAAAATTTAATTAATTCAGTTGGAAGTAATTCCACATTCCCTATTAATTATTCCGATTGGTACTCTTTAATTGGTAATCAGAAAAGAGTTTTATCTGGCAGACTTCATGCAAATATATGCGCATTAATTCAAGGTGTTGCTTCAGTTTTGGTCCCTTGGGATATGAGAACTTATGAGTTGGTTGATTATTTATGTCTTCCACATATTTCTTGGGACGAGTTAAAGGAAAAAAATATTAATGATGTTTATAAAGATGCAGATTTTCAAAAATTTAACCATCGGATTAAACAATGCTATTTAAATTGGGTTTCATTTAATGAACACAATGGATTAAAAATTCATACAGAAATTGATTCCGGTAACCTTAATCCACAAAATATTACCGAATGGAAAACAGCTAATAGATTACTTAAAAATATAACCCAATATAAAGTAGAAGAAAAATACACTCAATTTAGGACGACAGGAGATTCTGCGTTTAAGAATAGAATATTAGATTTTCTAAAAAACCGAGAAAGAATCTAA
- a CDS encoding DegT/DnrJ/EryC1/StrS family aminotransferase, producing MIDTVENYWEQSQLDDFVKCASKDARENFISCFSDYHNIENTKIELHSSGSNALETLLKKRNDDRKTVLVSAFTCNKVKNAIIKSGYKISTYDFSGIPGKIDWSEVSELIHDDISILIVTHLFGIPVDFSDIKADCEKYNVSIIEDCAHTLGGKIGNEIVGTIGDAAIFSFNYDKPISLCWGGISIVNNSDQFTRNVVSNYNLPTIEEELEQLRFHKKWLIKRNQGQKYSGTLIYRIYKKLFHSYWKYKLMPLETIGLIQSELGQWSLSNFDKIKKIRNSNAEFILSHYKGESWYMSPDIEPSFLKLKLGIKSNRKLDNIINQFNKNEIRAGVYNWPYIIEDKDSSKHLIASTASKNWIDVPIHQNLSEKDIEKICKILSDI from the coding sequence ATGATTGATACTGTTGAGAATTATTGGGAGCAATCACAATTAGACGATTTTGTTAAGTGCGCATCTAAAGATGCTAGAGAAAATTTTATATCGTGTTTTTCAGATTATCATAATATAGAAAACACAAAAATTGAATTGCATTCCAGTGGATCCAATGCACTAGAAACTCTTTTAAAGAAAAGAAATGATGATCGAAAAACAGTGCTAGTATCAGCTTTTACATGTAACAAAGTAAAAAATGCTATAATTAAAAGTGGGTATAAAATTAGCACTTATGATTTTTCCGGAATTCCCGGCAAAATTGATTGGTCAGAAGTTTCCGAATTAATCCATGATGATATTAGCATACTGATTGTAACTCATTTATTTGGAATTCCTGTAGATTTTTCAGATATTAAAGCCGACTGTGAAAAATATAACGTAAGTATAATCGAAGATTGTGCTCATACTTTAGGAGGCAAAATAGGCAATGAAATAGTTGGCACTATTGGTGATGCCGCAATATTTAGTTTTAATTATGATAAACCAATTTCATTATGTTGGGGTGGTATATCGATTGTAAATAACTCGGATCAATTTACAAGAAATGTAGTTTCTAATTATAACCTGCCAACAATAGAGGAAGAGTTGGAACAACTTCGTTTCCATAAAAAATGGTTGATAAAGCGAAATCAAGGCCAAAAATATAGTGGAACATTAATTTATCGTATATATAAAAAGCTTTTTCATAGTTATTGGAAGTATAAGCTGATGCCATTAGAAACAATCGGTCTCATACAATCAGAACTTGGTCAATGGTCTCTTTCAAATTTTGATAAAATAAAGAAAATTCGAAATTCGAATGCTGAATTCATCCTAAGTCATTATAAGGGGGAATCTTGGTATATGTCTCCAGATATCGAACCCTCATTTTTGAAACTTAAATTAGGTATTAAGTCTAACAGAAAATTAGACAATATAATTAATCAATTCAATAAAAACGAAATTAGAGCAGGCGTATATAATTGGCCATATATCATTGAAGATAAGGATTCTTCTAAGC